From Sulfurovum zhangzhouensis, the proteins below share one genomic window:
- a CDS encoding Na/Pi cotransporter family protein, translating to MSIDTILSVSQVLGGIGIFMIGMIIMTEGLRALAGDRIRKALMQFTKTPTSGAITGTITTAILQSSSATTVAAVGFVGAGLLAFPEALGIIFGANIGTTITGWMVALLGLDLKLGTVILPFILLGAILKLFFRDKLAAVGYAIAGFGLIFVGIEWMQEAMSGMQSVLLQRYLPEGSFIGYIQLLVMGIIVTVITQSSSAGVAATLTLLYSGLIEFDQAAALIIGMDVGTTFTAVMASVGGSVEVKRTGLSHVIYNFFTGAGALLLITPYMAAVSTLFPNVLNTHAELALVGFHTFFNTLGVFIVVPLTRGFASMMERIIPSKGTIEHYRFDDALLEDIPVALSLIQKYLQDEWRTVLLYMHYRLGRRKEAEKIDLEKMEVRIEEIERFIDRINLSQNKDINWKRLIDVIHISDHLQRLVDRCQEDVESIEYLISAQYSKEGFEMLCDLTGEVLKFLDDGDYEKAEQYAKKNARKIKKYASHSRDTLTELIADGTVDIIEGGKALDAMKWLDRVSTHIARISRHLEGAAASAGEGGKTL from the coding sequence GTGAGTATAGATACCATTTTGAGCGTATCTCAGGTGCTGGGTGGAATCGGTATTTTTATGATCGGTATGATCATTATGACGGAAGGGTTACGCGCATTAGCTGGTGATCGTATACGTAAAGCGTTGATGCAGTTTACAAAGACACCTACAAGTGGTGCAATAACTGGTACGATAACCACAGCGATCTTACAATCTTCAAGTGCTACAACGGTGGCAGCAGTTGGCTTTGTGGGAGCAGGGTTGCTTGCTTTTCCTGAAGCTTTAGGGATCATTTTTGGAGCCAATATAGGTACGACCATCACCGGGTGGATGGTGGCACTCCTTGGACTCGATCTGAAACTGGGGACCGTGATCCTTCCTTTTATTCTGCTGGGTGCGATACTGAAACTCTTTTTTCGGGATAAACTGGCCGCTGTAGGATATGCAATTGCCGGGTTTGGATTGATCTTTGTGGGCATAGAGTGGATGCAGGAGGCCATGTCGGGGATGCAGAGTGTCTTACTTCAAAGATACCTTCCCGAGGGCAGTTTTATCGGATATATACAGTTATTAGTAATGGGGATCATCGTGACTGTGATCACCCAGTCATCAAGTGCAGGAGTTGCTGCGACGCTTACACTACTTTATAGTGGGTTGATAGAGTTTGATCAGGCAGCGGCATTGATTATCGGTATGGATGTCGGTACGACCTTCACTGCAGTGATGGCATCGGTAGGCGGTTCTGTGGAAGTGAAACGGACGGGTCTTTCGCATGTAATCTATAACTTTTTTACCGGCGCAGGAGCCTTGCTGCTTATCACCCCTTACATGGCAGCTGTCTCAACACTCTTTCCCAATGTCCTAAATACACATGCCGAACTGGCACTAGTAGGATTCCATACTTTTTTCAATACGTTAGGTGTTTTCATAGTAGTTCCTTTAACCAGAGGTTTTGCCTCAATGATGGAGCGTATTATCCCAAGTAAGGGGACGATAGAGCATTACAGGTTTGATGATGCACTTTTGGAAGACATTCCAGTAGCACTCAGCTTGATACAAAAATACCTTCAAGATGAGTGGAGAACAGTTTTACTCTATATGCACTACAGGCTGGGAAGAAGAAAAGAGGCTGAAAAGATAGACCTAGAAAAGATGGAGGTGAGGATTGAAGAGATAGAACGCTTTATCGATAGGATCAATCTCTCACAAAATAAGGATATCAATTGGAAAAGGTTGATCGATGTGATTCATATTAGCGATCATCTGCAGCGATTGGTAGACAGATGTCAGGAAGATGTGGAGAGTATAGAGTATCTCATCAGTGCACAATACTCCAAAGAAGGATTTGAGATGCTGTGTGACTTAACCGGAGAAGTGTTGAAGTTTTTGGATGACGGTGACTATGAAAAAGCTGAACAGTATGCGAAAAAAAATGCCAGAAAGATCAAAAAATATGCTTCTCACTCTAGAGATACTCTCACTGAACTGATCGCGGATGGTACGGTAGACATCATCGAAGGTGGAAAAGCACTGGATGCGATGAAATGGCTAGATCGTGTAAGTACACATATCGCAAGGATAAGCAGGCATCTGGAGGGTGCGGCGGCTAGTGCAGGAGAGGGTGGGAAAACCTTATAA
- a CDS encoding CHAD domain-containing protein, whose protein sequence is MAELEIERKFLLLPCRAKKLLNFYKIPYEKVRLEQYYVSTPASPYTRYRKKGDTYYQTIKTGEGMVREEKEFEVSQKEYEEHRSHALGRIITKDRYTFLYQDNTYELDIFKGSLKGLCYLEIEFSDKQSADDYQLPEIFGQLLVREVTFDNAFNNSALSNSDTFPTPKIKHPYIDKQKGLYQITPFLPTHHAIDTMIYQLTYEIKQYQTALQNDAKDIEALHQFRIHVRKLRALLQEFKPFFDPQWMKVHKKVLAKFMEQTNAKRDNDVALADIDTFENKLSPKNKKSLEKLKKSLQKKEEKLETKLSTFMSGEPLSNELLKLSQNSIIHNFYQESANQPLILVAISIINQRIQDIITEGKNLKEKSNKLAYHKLRIQFKKLRYLFELLSPIIPQDKLDDALSHLKKLQTILGEINDLQVQKKELKSFCRNCKNQKQKSLKALRKKMKNKEQKKLASFDKVFDTFKKEKSLYQKLLFL, encoded by the coding sequence ATGGCTGAGCTTGAGATAGAACGTAAGTTTCTGCTTTTGCCCTGCAGAGCAAAAAAGTTACTGAACTTTTATAAGATTCCTTATGAAAAAGTGCGCCTTGAACAGTACTATGTTTCGACTCCTGCTTCTCCATATACACGTTACCGTAAAAAGGGTGATACCTACTATCAAACGATCAAAACCGGTGAAGGAATGGTGCGTGAAGAAAAAGAGTTCGAGGTCTCCCAAAAAGAGTACGAAGAACATAGATCACATGCCCTTGGCCGTATCATCACTAAAGACCGCTATACTTTTTTGTATCAAGACAATACCTATGAGTTGGATATCTTCAAAGGTTCTTTAAAAGGCTTATGTTATCTTGAAATAGAGTTTTCAGATAAGCAGAGTGCAGATGATTATCAATTACCCGAAATTTTTGGGCAACTTTTGGTTAGGGAAGTTACTTTCGATAACGCCTTTAACAATTCGGCTTTAAGTAACTCAGATACGTTTCCTACCCCTAAGATTAAGCATCCCTATATAGATAAACAAAAAGGGCTTTACCAAATCACACCGTTCCTGCCGACACATCATGCGATCGATACAATGATCTATCAGCTTACATACGAGATCAAACAGTACCAAACAGCACTTCAAAATGATGCCAAAGACATAGAAGCACTCCATCAGTTTCGTATCCACGTAAGAAAACTTCGTGCACTGCTGCAAGAATTTAAACCCTTCTTTGATCCCCAATGGATGAAAGTACATAAAAAAGTACTTGCAAAGTTCATGGAACAGACCAATGCAAAACGTGACAATGATGTGGCATTGGCCGATATCGATACTTTTGAAAATAAACTCAGTCCCAAAAATAAAAAATCTTTGGAAAAATTGAAAAAATCCCTACAAAAAAAAGAAGAGAAACTTGAAACAAAACTCAGCACATTTATGAGTGGTGAACCCCTTTCAAATGAGTTACTGAAACTAAGCCAAAACTCTATCATCCACAATTTCTATCAAGAGTCTGCAAATCAACCTTTGATTCTTGTCGCCATCAGCATCATCAATCAAAGAATTCAAGATATCATCACAGAGGGTAAAAATCTCAAAGAGAAGTCCAACAAACTGGCTTACCATAAACTCCGTATACAGTTCAAAAAACTTAGATATCTTTTTGAACTGCTTTCTCCGATCATCCCCCAAGATAAACTGGATGATGCACTAAGCCACCTGAAAAAGCTCCAAACTATTCTAGGTGAGATCAATGACCTGCAAGTACAGAAAAAAGAGCTGAAATCATTTTGCAGAAACTGTAAAAATCAAAAACAAAAGTCACTCAAAGCACTGAGAAAAAAAATGAAAAACAAAGAACAGAAGAAACTTGCTTCCTTTGACAAAGTATTTGATACCTTTAAAAAGGAAAAGTCACTTTATCAAAAATTGCTTTTTCTTTAA
- a CDS encoding heme-binding domain-containing protein, which produces MKKFAFGLIILLILIQFLPIGQDHTNPAIQSEPQWDSPETKQLFDRTCADCHSHTTNWPWYSNVAPISWIIADHVKEGREHFNISAWGVQKHNEGKEAAEELEKGEMPVFGYTFTHPEARLTKEEKERLIKGLEATFGREEEEED; this is translated from the coding sequence ATGAAAAAATTTGCTTTTGGACTTATCATACTATTGATTTTGATTCAATTTTTGCCTATAGGACAAGATCATACAAATCCTGCTATCCAATCTGAACCGCAGTGGGATTCTCCTGAAACAAAACAACTTTTTGACCGCACATGTGCTGATTGCCATTCTCATACCACCAATTGGCCATGGTATAGCAATGTAGCCCCGATCTCCTGGATTATTGCAGACCATGTCAAAGAAGGCCGTGAACATTTTAATATATCAGCATGGGGAGTTCAAAAACATAATGAAGGAAAAGAAGCAGCCGAAGAGTTAGAAAAAGGAGAAATGCCTGTATTTGGCTATACATTTACTCACCCCGAAGCACGTTTAACTAAAGAAGAGAAAGAACGCCTTATTAAAGGTTTAGAAGCTACATTCGGCAGAGAAGAAGAGGAAGAAGATTAA
- a CDS encoding thiamine phosphate synthase has translation MAQSCCTKIYALVDKETLLQKGVSLLSHLEHLKNFDIPILQYRNKNGTLEEKESDLILIREYYAGVLIVNDAIELIDLADGLHIGQEDIREYDEDLFKAVAKIRQKIGTKQLGLSTHNQAEIEEANTLDLDYIGLGAYRATKTKSEANVGGKELLAAAKLSRHPVGIIGGVKIEDEFEEPIIYKVIGSDLYL, from the coding sequence ATGGCTCAAAGCTGTTGTACGAAGATCTACGCGCTCGTAGACAAGGAGACACTACTGCAAAAGGGTGTCTCTTTACTCTCCCATTTAGAACATCTCAAAAATTTCGATATTCCGATTCTTCAATACCGCAATAAAAACGGAACGTTAGAAGAGAAAGAATCTGACCTAATTCTTATTCGTGAATACTATGCTGGAGTACTTATTGTCAATGATGCAATAGAATTGATCGATCTTGCTGACGGGCTGCATATCGGTCAAGAAGATATAAGAGAATATGATGAAGATCTGTTCAAAGCAGTAGCCAAAATACGCCAGAAGATCGGTACAAAACAGTTAGGGCTCTCTACACATAATCAAGCAGAGATCGAAGAAGCGAATACCCTTGATCTGGATTATATAGGATTGGGTGCTTACCGTGCTACCAAAACGAAGTCGGAAGCTAATGTTGGCGGCAAAGAGCTTCTTGCGGCTGCGAAACTCTCTAGACACCCTGTCGGTATTATTGGAGGGGTCAAAATAGAAGATGAATTTGAAGAACCCATCATCTATAAAGTGATAGGTTCTGATCTCTATCTTTAA
- the accD gene encoding acetyl-CoA carboxylase, carboxyltransferase subunit beta gives MFGNLFKKDENAKETPNQWIKCPKCTSLMFYKEVESKLNVCPKCNHHFRISADKRIEAIVDEGSFVEMDANLAPVDPLKFSDKKSYKKRIEEAKAKTGKTSSVVSGSATINGQPVELAVFDFSYMGGSLGSVEGEKIVRCINRAIEKECGFIIVSASGGARMQESTYSLLQMSKTSAALNRLHQKGLPFISILTDPTMGGVSASFAMLGDIIMAEPDALIGFAGQRVIKQTVGVDLPEGFQRAEFLLEHGLIDMVVNREDIKQTLSDLFKLFNKKAG, from the coding sequence ATGTTTGGAAACCTGTTCAAAAAAGATGAGAACGCAAAAGAGACACCCAATCAGTGGATAAAGTGTCCTAAATGTACCTCTTTGATGTTCTATAAAGAGGTCGAGTCAAAGCTGAATGTTTGTCCGAAGTGTAATCATCACTTCCGTATCAGTGCCGACAAACGTATTGAAGCGATCGTTGATGAAGGATCATTTGTGGAGATGGATGCTAATTTGGCGCCAGTCGATCCTTTGAAGTTCTCAGATAAGAAGTCTTATAAGAAACGTATCGAAGAAGCAAAGGCAAAGACAGGTAAAACATCTTCAGTTGTAAGCGGAAGTGCTACGATCAATGGCCAGCCAGTAGAACTAGCTGTATTTGACTTTTCATATATGGGTGGAAGCCTTGGTTCTGTAGAGGGTGAGAAGATCGTACGTTGTATCAACAGAGCGATTGAAAAAGAGTGCGGGTTTATCATTGTTTCTGCTTCAGGTGGAGCACGTATGCAAGAGAGTACCTATTCACTTCTTCAAATGAGTAAAACATCTGCTGCACTTAACAGGCTGCACCAAAAAGGTCTACCATTCATCTCTATTCTGACAGATCCGACGATGGGTGGTGTATCAGCATCATTTGCAATGCTGGGTGATATCATCATGGCTGAACCTGATGCACTGATTGGATTTGCAGGGCAGAGGGTAATCAAACAGACAGTGGGTGTAGATCTTCCTGAGGGATTCCAACGTGCAGAGTTTTTGCTTGAGCATGGATTGATCGATATGGTAGTAAATCGTGAAGATATCAAACAGACACTTTCAGACCTCTTTAAACTATTTAACAAAAAGGCGGGTTGA
- a CDS encoding inositol monophosphatase family protein, producing MTPFIQAVIKANEEIFTALQNFDIAWREKTEVGAGGDISSNLDLFAEEIFVKYLGSFGVIESEESGLIGEGDEQIIIDPIDGTSNALSHFPYFGSSVAKINAEGVLDSAVVCNLANGDIFIKEAGKDAVQGKLFSESFQPLIVTPKSEIGLFEKAYTNGALVEKLHQEKIKFRAPGAVALSLAYAHNVKFVLFIGAFRIYDFAAGLALCEGLEVVVDEDYVIVSKDKNIVEMIVGLIQSV from the coding sequence ATGACTCCATTCATTCAAGCTGTAATTAAGGCCAATGAAGAGATTTTTACTGCACTGCAAAACTTTGATATAGCATGGCGTGAAAAGACTGAAGTCGGAGCCGGCGGTGATATAAGCTCCAACCTTGATCTTTTTGCTGAAGAGATCTTTGTGAAATATCTTGGTTCATTTGGTGTCATTGAATCTGAGGAGAGCGGATTGATCGGGGAGGGTGATGAACAGATCATTATCGACCCGATTGACGGTACATCTAACGCGCTTTCCCATTTTCCATATTTTGGCAGTTCCGTTGCCAAGATAAATGCAGAGGGCGTACTTGACAGTGCAGTGGTCTGTAACCTTGCCAATGGTGATATCTTCATTAAAGAAGCAGGGAAAGATGCAGTGCAAGGAAAACTTTTTAGTGAGAGTTTTCAACCACTTATAGTGACACCAAAAAGTGAGATAGGACTCTTTGAAAAAGCCTATACCAATGGTGCTTTGGTAGAGAAGTTGCATCAAGAAAAGATCAAGTTCAGAGCACCCGGTGCAGTAGCACTTTCTCTTGCTTATGCACATAATGTGAAGTTTGTACTTTTTATAGGTGCGTTTCGAATCTACGATTTTGCTGCAGGATTGGCACTTTGTGAAGGTCTTGAAGTGGTTGTTGATGAGGATTATGTTATAGTATCGAAAGATAAAAATATTGTAGAGATGATCGTTGGATTAATCCAATCGGTTTAA
- the gltB gene encoding glutamate synthase large subunit, which translates to MQDLYTSFKDNCGFGLLASIDNIPSHKNLEDAVTALERMMHRGAIAADGKTGDGSGLLLSIPRSFFAQEADKDGVALPETYAVAMVFSRNESNFDVIKSVCANNDLEVIYTRTVPVDTNALGKQALETLPDMKQVFVTPKSAVAKERFDALIYLSRKEIEAALKEDKDFYIPSFSTAVVSYKGLVMPTHIKEFYQDLANENFEISFCLFHQRFSTNTLPQWKLAQPFRMIAHNGEINSVTANRFNVAAKMNAVKSDVFSDDEMSRLMDIIQDGMSDSASLDNFMEFLRVNGVDFFKAARSIIPAPWQNAPHMDSDLRAFYEYASTCFEPWDGPAAVSMTDGRYIGCVLDRNGLRPSKYIKTTDNRLLISSEYGVLELPEEEIVERGRLQSGEMMGIDLKFGKVLYNEDINEYIKAGHPYNKWLGENMSYLQEHVPNTQLEKSYSEPKEMEAKQRYFNYTLELIREVIKPMIEEGKEPTASMGDDAPIAAFSKEQRNFTDFFKQKFAQVTNPPIDPIREKTVMSLNTGFGEVRNVLSDDAEHAKRLKTVLPVMSAESFHILQEFGDENNAKYDAAYKTGHYETTFTHDLKASLDALIEQIIIDVRDNGVRTIILDDRGLAANNKVMPILMVVGRLNQTLLERKLRHLTSVVAATGEVFDPHSAACLIAYGAAAIFPYLLYYTVETLVEEEGEELAATFKVVRKAIGGGLLKIMSKMGISTVSSYRNSKLFDAIGLSEEIIEECFKGTRGLLKGLGYSDIEERLNSNHQRAFTDAFEGERHVLYKGGFYKYRKGEEFHDFSKTTISAIQKAAETGSKEDYAEVKKLVNERHEKFIRDFFEFTSDRTPISIDEVEPLSEIFKRFSTAAMSMGSISQEAHETLAVAMNTIGGKSNSGEGGEDEARYGTDKVSKIKQVASGRFGVTPEYLQNAEELQIKVAQGAKPGEGGQLPGSKVTPLIARLRYTKPGVTLISPPPHHDIYSIEDLAQLIFDLKQANPRAKVAVKLVSTAGVGTIAAGVAKAYADKIIISGADGGTGAAPIGSIRFAGNPWELGLVEAHNALKANNLRGQVTVETDGGLKTGMDVVKAAILGAEEYAFGTAALVIVGCMMLRICHLNTCSVGVATQDPKLRERFSGNVEKVINYFNLIGEEVREILASLGYRSLEEIIGKTELLKVIDDEFAQKFEFEKLLEKVEGVDTCQVPFNEPYDQNEYEKAILEELLATIENPETPITLTKKINNLNRSFGTRISGEIAKRYGNEGLPEGTINLDLTGTAGQSLGAFLSKGININVKGAGNDYIGKGMNGGRIVITADKIAGAPFALGGNTCLYGATGGTVYINGMVGERFGVRNSGVTAVVEGTGDHPCEYMTGGVVAILGKTGVNFGAGMTGGKAFVYDIDGGFYEKLNLELVEAFRIDTDEYDTEMFELKDLLKDYIEKTGSRRATEILEEFRTEIRKFWMVVPRGTKPTLEAQKKGE; encoded by the coding sequence ATGCAAGACTTATATACTTCATTTAAGGACAATTGTGGATTTGGACTTTTGGCATCCATCGACAATATTCCTTCTCATAAAAACCTCGAAGATGCTGTAACTGCGCTTGAGCGTATGATGCATAGAGGGGCAATTGCAGCAGACGGTAAGACAGGAGACGGTTCTGGTCTTTTGCTTTCTATACCGCGATCATTTTTTGCACAAGAGGCAGATAAAGACGGTGTAGCGCTTCCTGAAACGTATGCAGTAGCAATGGTGTTTTCAAGAAATGAAAGCAATTTTGATGTGATCAAATCAGTATGTGCGAACAATGATCTTGAAGTGATCTATACACGTACGGTACCGGTTGATACAAATGCACTTGGAAAGCAGGCACTAGAAACACTTCCAGATATGAAACAGGTATTTGTAACACCTAAGTCGGCAGTAGCAAAAGAGCGTTTTGATGCTTTGATCTACCTTTCACGTAAAGAGATCGAAGCAGCATTGAAAGAGGATAAAGATTTCTACATTCCTTCATTCTCTACAGCAGTGGTATCGTATAAAGGCCTTGTGATGCCAACGCATATCAAAGAGTTTTACCAAGATCTTGCCAACGAAAATTTTGAGATATCATTTTGTCTTTTCCACCAAAGATTCTCGACTAACACATTGCCACAGTGGAAACTTGCACAGCCATTTAGAATGATCGCACACAACGGTGAGATCAACTCTGTTACAGCCAATAGATTTAACGTTGCTGCCAAGATGAATGCAGTAAAAAGTGACGTGTTCAGTGATGATGAGATGAGCAGATTGATGGATATTATTCAAGATGGGATGAGTGACTCTGCAAGTCTTGATAACTTCATGGAGTTCTTGCGTGTTAACGGTGTAGATTTCTTTAAAGCTGCACGTTCGATTATCCCTGCACCATGGCAAAATGCACCGCATATGGATAGTGACCTTAGAGCATTTTATGAGTATGCAAGTACATGTTTTGAGCCATGGGACGGTCCTGCAGCTGTGAGTATGACTGACGGCCGTTATATCGGTTGTGTACTTGACAGAAACGGTTTGAGACCATCCAAGTATATCAAAACAACTGATAACAGACTTCTTATCTCATCAGAGTATGGGGTTCTAGAGCTTCCTGAAGAGGAGATTGTTGAGCGTGGAAGACTTCAATCGGGCGAAATGATGGGTATCGACCTTAAGTTCGGTAAAGTACTTTACAATGAAGATATCAATGAGTATATCAAGGCTGGGCACCCATATAACAAGTGGCTTGGAGAGAACATGAGTTATCTTCAAGAACATGTACCTAATACTCAATTAGAGAAGTCTTACAGTGAGCCAAAAGAGATGGAGGCGAAGCAGCGTTACTTCAACTACACGCTTGAACTGATCAGAGAAGTGATCAAGCCGATGATCGAAGAGGGAAAAGAACCGACTGCTTCAATGGGTGACGATGCACCGATCGCAGCATTCTCAAAAGAGCAAAGAAACTTTACAGACTTCTTCAAGCAAAAGTTCGCACAGGTCACTAACCCGCCGATCGATCCGATCAGGGAAAAAACAGTAATGAGTCTTAATACAGGTTTCGGTGAAGTAAGAAACGTTCTTTCAGATGATGCTGAACATGCAAAAAGACTTAAGACTGTACTTCCTGTCATGTCAGCGGAAAGTTTCCATATCCTTCAGGAGTTTGGAGATGAGAACAATGCAAAGTATGATGCAGCTTACAAAACAGGACACTATGAGACTACGTTTACGCATGATCTTAAAGCAAGTCTTGATGCACTGATCGAACAAATCATTATAGATGTAAGAGATAACGGTGTAAGAACGATCATCCTTGATGACAGAGGATTGGCTGCTAACAATAAAGTAATGCCGATATTGATGGTAGTAGGTCGTTTGAACCAGACATTGCTTGAGCGTAAACTAAGACATCTCACAAGCGTAGTTGCGGCAACCGGAGAAGTATTTGATCCTCATTCAGCAGCATGTCTGATCGCTTATGGTGCAGCAGCGATCTTCCCGTACTTACTTTACTATACAGTAGAGACACTTGTTGAAGAAGAGGGTGAAGAGCTTGCAGCTACATTCAAAGTCGTACGTAAAGCGATCGGCGGCGGTCTACTCAAAATTATGTCAAAAATGGGTATCTCAACGGTCTCTAGTTATAGAAACTCTAAATTGTTCGATGCTATCGGTCTAAGTGAAGAGATCATAGAAGAGTGTTTCAAAGGTACAAGAGGATTGCTTAAAGGGCTTGGATACAGTGATATCGAAGAAAGACTTAACAGCAATCACCAAAGAGCTTTTACTGATGCATTTGAAGGTGAAAGACATGTACTTTACAAAGGTGGATTCTACAAGTATAGAAAAGGTGAAGAGTTCCACGACTTCTCAAAAACAACGATCAGTGCGATCCAAAAAGCTGCTGAGACAGGTAGCAAAGAGGATTATGCAGAGGTTAAAAAACTTGTTAATGAAAGACATGAAAAGTTTATCCGTGACTTCTTTGAGTTTACAAGTGATCGAACACCGATCAGTATCGATGAGGTAGAACCGCTTAGCGAAATTTTCAAACGTTTCTCAACTGCAGCGATGTCTATGGGATCTATCTCTCAAGAGGCACATGAGACATTGGCTGTAGCGATGAATACTATCGGCGGTAAATCCAACTCTGGAGAGGGTGGTGAAGATGAAGCACGTTACGGTACGGATAAAGTCTCTAAGATCAAGCAGGTTGCTTCTGGTAGATTTGGTGTAACGCCTGAGTATCTACAGAACGCTGAAGAGCTTCAGATCAAAGTAGCACAAGGTGCAAAACCGGGTGAAGGTGGTCAGCTCCCTGGATCAAAAGTAACACCATTGATCGCTAGACTCAGATATACGAAGCCGGGTGTAACACTGATCTCTCCACCGCCGCACCACGATATTTACTCTATCGAGGATTTGGCACAGTTGATCTTTGACCTTAAGCAGGCTAACCCTAGAGCTAAAGTTGCAGTAAAATTGGTATCAACTGCAGGTGTTGGTACGATCGCTGCGGGTGTTGCTAAAGCATACGCAGATAAGATCATTATTTCAGGTGCTGACGGTGGTACAGGTGCAGCACCAATAGGGTCTATCAGGTTTGCAGGTAACCCTTGGGAACTTGGTCTGGTTGAAGCACACAATGCACTTAAGGCAAACAACCTTAGAGGTCAGGTAACTGTAGAGACTGACGGTGGACTTAAAACAGGTATGGATGTTGTTAAAGCAGCGATCCTTGGTGCAGAAGAGTATGCATTCGGTACAGCTGCACTGGTAATTGTAGGATGTATGATGTTACGTATCTGTCACCTCAATACTTGTTCAGTAGGGGTAGCAACGCAAGATCCTAAACTAAGAGAGAGATTCTCAGGTAACGTTGAAAAAGTGATCAACTACTTCAACCTTATAGGTGAAGAGGTAAGAGAGATTCTTGCAAGCCTTGGATATAGATCGCTTGAAGAGATCATCGGTAAGACAGAGCTTCTCAAGGTGATCGATGATGAATTTGCTCAAAAATTTGAGTTTGAAAAACTACTTGAAAAAGTTGAAGGTGTAGACACATGTCAAGTACCGTTCAATGAACCGTATGACCAAAATGAGTATGAAAAAGCGATCCTTGAAGAGCTACTTGCAACGATCGAGAACCCTGAAACACCGATCACACTTACTAAGAAGATCAATAACCTTAATAGAAGTTTCGGTACTAGAATCTCCGGTGAGATTGCGAAACGTTACGGAAATGAAGGTCTTCCAGAAGGCACGATCAATCTTGATCTTACAGGTACAGCAGGTCAGTCACTGGGTGCTTTCCTTTCTAAAGGGATCAATATCAACGTCAAAGGTGCAGGAAACGATTATATCGGTAAAGGTATGAATGGTGGTCGTATCGTGATCACAGCTGACAAGATTGCAGGTGCACCTTTTGCACTTGGCGGGAATACATGTCTTTACGGTGCAACAGGCGGTACTGTGTATATCAATGGTATGGTCGGTGAGCGTTTTGGTGTACGTAACTCTGGTGTAACAGCTGTAGTTGAGGGAACCGGTGACCACCCATGTGAGTATATGACTGGCGGTGTTGTTGCGATCCTTGGTAAGACGGGTGTTAACTTCGGTGCAGGTATGACAGGTGGTAAAGCATTTGTTTATGACATTGACGGTGGATTTTATGAGAAGCTAAACCTTGAGCTAGTTGAGGCATTCCGTATCGATACAGATGAGTATGATACTGAGATGTTTGAACTTAAAGATCTTCTTAAAGACTACATCGAAAAAACCGGAAGCCGCAGAGCAACGGAGATTTTAGAGGAATTCAGAACAGAGATCAGAAAGTTCTGGATGGTTGTTCCTAGAGGTACAAAGCCGACACTTGAGGCACAAAAGAAAGGTGAGTAA